A section of the Callospermophilus lateralis isolate mCalLat2 chromosome 14, mCalLat2.hap1, whole genome shotgun sequence genome encodes:
- the Dok1 gene encoding docking protein 1 isoform X1 — protein sequence MSLARPSVNSTTRAGPRGQEARKELPGAMDGAVMEGPLFLQSQRFGTKKWRKTWAVLYPASPHGVARLEFFDHKGSNSGGGRGGSRRLDCKVIRLAECVSVAPVAVDSPPEPGAVAFRLDTAQRSHLLAADAQSSVAWVQTLCRNAFQKGTWAPVLAENPPKLSALEMLENSLYSPTWEGSQFWITVQRTEAAERCGLHGSYVLRVEAERLTLLTVGTQNQILEPRLSWPYTLLRRYGGDKVMFSFEAGRRCPSGPGTFTFQTEQGNDIFQAVETAIHRQKAQGKAREGQGVLRADSQEGEVAEGKLASPPVPQEVLGSTPALYAEPLDSLRIPPGSSQDSLYSDPLDSTSAQAGERVQPKKPLYWDLYEHAQEQLQKAKLTDTKEDPIYDEPEGLAPAPLRGLYDLPQEPKDAWWCQARVKEEGYELPYNPATDDYAVPPPRSIKPLPAPKPQGLALPEPGATTGSGSKGHRTDTALYSQVQKSGASGGWDSGFSRVGNDRTGVKTEGST from the exons ATGTCCCTGGCTAGGCCGAGTGTAAACAGTACAACTCGGGCAGGGCCACGG GGTCAGGAAGCGCGGAAGGAACTGCCGGGGGCCATGGACGGGGCTGTGATGGAAGGACCGCTCTTTTTGCAGAGTCAACGCTTCGGGACCAAG AAGTGGAGGAAGACCTGGGCTGTGCTCTACCCGGCCAGTCCCCATGGTGTAGCGCGGCTCGAGTTTTTTGACCATAAGGGGTCGAACTCTGGAGGTGGCCGCGGGGGTTCGCGCCGCCTGGACTGCAAGGTGATCCGTCTGGCCGAATGTGTGAGCGTGGCTCCTGTGGCAGTGGATAGCCCCCCTGAGCCGGGCGCCGTTGCGTTTCGCTTGGACACTGCGCAGCGCTCGCACCTGCTGGCAGCGGACGCGCAGTCCAGTGTCGCTTGGGTGCAGACGTTGTGCCGAAACGCCTTTCAG AAAGGCACCTGGGCTCCTGTGCTGGCAGAGAACCCACCTAAGCTTTCTGCCCTGGAGATGCTGGAGAATTCGTTGTACAGCCCCACCTGGGAAG GATCCCAGTTCTGGATAACCGTCCAGAGGACTGAGGCTGCTGAGCGCTGTGGCCTGCATGGCTCCTATGTGCTGAGAGTAGAGGCTGAGAGACTGACACTCCTGACCGTGGGAACACAGAATCAGATCCTAGAGCCACGCCTTTCCTGGCCCTATACCCTGCTGCGGCGTTATGGCGGTGACAAG GTCATGTTCTCTTTTGAGGCGGGTCGCCGCTGCCCCTCTGGCCCTGGAACCTTCACCTTCCAGACCGAACAGGGAAATGACATCTTTCAAGCAGTTGAGACTGCCATCCATCGGCAGAAGGCCCAGGGGAAGGCAAGAGAGGGGCAAGGTGTCCTCAGAGCTGACTCCCAAGAAGGGGAGGTGGCAGAAGGGAAATTGGCTTCTCCTCCTGTTCCCCAGGAGGTACTAGGCAGTACCCCAGCCCTGTATGCTGAGCCCTTAGACTCCCTGCGCATTCCTCCAGGCTCTTCCCAGGACTCTCTCTACTCAGACCCCCTGGACAGCACCTCTGCTCAGGCAGGGGAGAGGGTACAACCCAAGAAACCTCTTTACTGGGACTTGTATGAGCATGCACAGGAGCAGTTACAGAAGGCCAAGCTGACGGACACCAAAGAGGACCCCATCTATGATGAACCTGAGGGCTTGGCCCCAGCCCCTCTTCGGGGCCTTTATGATCTGCCTCAGGAGCCCAAGGATGCATGGTGGTGTCAGGCTCGAGTGAAGGAGGAAGGCTATGAGCTCCCCTACAACCCTGCTACTGATGACTATGCTGTGCCACCCCCTCGGAGCATAAAGCCCCTCCCAGCTCCCAAACCCCAGGGTCTGGCCTTGCCTGAACCTGGTGCTACAACTGGCAGTGGCAGCAAGGGCCACAGGACAGACACTGCCCTGTACAGTCAGGTTCAGAAGAGTGGGGCCTCAGGGGGCTGGGACTCTGGGTTCTCTAGAGTAGGGAATGACAGAACTGGAGTCAAGACAGAGGGCTCTACCTGA
- the Dok1 gene encoding docking protein 1 isoform X2: MDGAVMEGPLFLQSQRFGTKKWRKTWAVLYPASPHGVARLEFFDHKGSNSGGGRGGSRRLDCKVIRLAECVSVAPVAVDSPPEPGAVAFRLDTAQRSHLLAADAQSSVAWVQTLCRNAFQKGTWAPVLAENPPKLSALEMLENSLYSPTWEGSQFWITVQRTEAAERCGLHGSYVLRVEAERLTLLTVGTQNQILEPRLSWPYTLLRRYGGDKVMFSFEAGRRCPSGPGTFTFQTEQGNDIFQAVETAIHRQKAQGKAREGQGVLRADSQEGEVAEGKLASPPVPQEVLGSTPALYAEPLDSLRIPPGSSQDSLYSDPLDSTSAQAGERVQPKKPLYWDLYEHAQEQLQKAKLTDTKEDPIYDEPEGLAPAPLRGLYDLPQEPKDAWWCQARVKEEGYELPYNPATDDYAVPPPRSIKPLPAPKPQGLALPEPGATTGSGSKGHRTDTALYSQVQKSGASGGWDSGFSRVGNDRTGVKTEGST; the protein is encoded by the exons ATGGACGGGGCTGTGATGGAAGGACCGCTCTTTTTGCAGAGTCAACGCTTCGGGACCAAG AAGTGGAGGAAGACCTGGGCTGTGCTCTACCCGGCCAGTCCCCATGGTGTAGCGCGGCTCGAGTTTTTTGACCATAAGGGGTCGAACTCTGGAGGTGGCCGCGGGGGTTCGCGCCGCCTGGACTGCAAGGTGATCCGTCTGGCCGAATGTGTGAGCGTGGCTCCTGTGGCAGTGGATAGCCCCCCTGAGCCGGGCGCCGTTGCGTTTCGCTTGGACACTGCGCAGCGCTCGCACCTGCTGGCAGCGGACGCGCAGTCCAGTGTCGCTTGGGTGCAGACGTTGTGCCGAAACGCCTTTCAG AAAGGCACCTGGGCTCCTGTGCTGGCAGAGAACCCACCTAAGCTTTCTGCCCTGGAGATGCTGGAGAATTCGTTGTACAGCCCCACCTGGGAAG GATCCCAGTTCTGGATAACCGTCCAGAGGACTGAGGCTGCTGAGCGCTGTGGCCTGCATGGCTCCTATGTGCTGAGAGTAGAGGCTGAGAGACTGACACTCCTGACCGTGGGAACACAGAATCAGATCCTAGAGCCACGCCTTTCCTGGCCCTATACCCTGCTGCGGCGTTATGGCGGTGACAAG GTCATGTTCTCTTTTGAGGCGGGTCGCCGCTGCCCCTCTGGCCCTGGAACCTTCACCTTCCAGACCGAACAGGGAAATGACATCTTTCAAGCAGTTGAGACTGCCATCCATCGGCAGAAGGCCCAGGGGAAGGCAAGAGAGGGGCAAGGTGTCCTCAGAGCTGACTCCCAAGAAGGGGAGGTGGCAGAAGGGAAATTGGCTTCTCCTCCTGTTCCCCAGGAGGTACTAGGCAGTACCCCAGCCCTGTATGCTGAGCCCTTAGACTCCCTGCGCATTCCTCCAGGCTCTTCCCAGGACTCTCTCTACTCAGACCCCCTGGACAGCACCTCTGCTCAGGCAGGGGAGAGGGTACAACCCAAGAAACCTCTTTACTGGGACTTGTATGAGCATGCACAGGAGCAGTTACAGAAGGCCAAGCTGACGGACACCAAAGAGGACCCCATCTATGATGAACCTGAGGGCTTGGCCCCAGCCCCTCTTCGGGGCCTTTATGATCTGCCTCAGGAGCCCAAGGATGCATGGTGGTGTCAGGCTCGAGTGAAGGAGGAAGGCTATGAGCTCCCCTACAACCCTGCTACTGATGACTATGCTGTGCCACCCCCTCGGAGCATAAAGCCCCTCCCAGCTCCCAAACCCCAGGGTCTGGCCTTGCCTGAACCTGGTGCTACAACTGGCAGTGGCAGCAAGGGCCACAGGACAGACACTGCCCTGTACAGTCAGGTTCAGAAGAGTGGGGCCTCAGGGGGCTGGGACTCTGGGTTCTCTAGAGTAGGGAATGACAGAACTGGAGTCAAGACAGAGGGCTCTACCTGA
- the Dok1 gene encoding docking protein 1 isoform X3 has protein sequence MPNPNRVEKWRKTWAVLYPASPHGVARLEFFDHKGSNSGGGRGGSRRLDCKVIRLAECVSVAPVAVDSPPEPGAVAFRLDTAQRSHLLAADAQSSVAWVQTLCRNAFQKGTWAPVLAENPPKLSALEMLENSLYSPTWEGSQFWITVQRTEAAERCGLHGSYVLRVEAERLTLLTVGTQNQILEPRLSWPYTLLRRYGGDKVMFSFEAGRRCPSGPGTFTFQTEQGNDIFQAVETAIHRQKAQGKAREGQGVLRADSQEGEVAEGKLASPPVPQEVLGSTPALYAEPLDSLRIPPGSSQDSLYSDPLDSTSAQAGERVQPKKPLYWDLYEHAQEQLQKAKLTDTKEDPIYDEPEGLAPAPLRGLYDLPQEPKDAWWCQARVKEEGYELPYNPATDDYAVPPPRSIKPLPAPKPQGLALPEPGATTGSGSKGHRTDTALYSQVQKSGASGGWDSGFSRVGNDRTGVKTEGST, from the exons ATGCCGAACCCCAACAGGGTAGAA AAGTGGAGGAAGACCTGGGCTGTGCTCTACCCGGCCAGTCCCCATGGTGTAGCGCGGCTCGAGTTTTTTGACCATAAGGGGTCGAACTCTGGAGGTGGCCGCGGGGGTTCGCGCCGCCTGGACTGCAAGGTGATCCGTCTGGCCGAATGTGTGAGCGTGGCTCCTGTGGCAGTGGATAGCCCCCCTGAGCCGGGCGCCGTTGCGTTTCGCTTGGACACTGCGCAGCGCTCGCACCTGCTGGCAGCGGACGCGCAGTCCAGTGTCGCTTGGGTGCAGACGTTGTGCCGAAACGCCTTTCAG AAAGGCACCTGGGCTCCTGTGCTGGCAGAGAACCCACCTAAGCTTTCTGCCCTGGAGATGCTGGAGAATTCGTTGTACAGCCCCACCTGGGAAG GATCCCAGTTCTGGATAACCGTCCAGAGGACTGAGGCTGCTGAGCGCTGTGGCCTGCATGGCTCCTATGTGCTGAGAGTAGAGGCTGAGAGACTGACACTCCTGACCGTGGGAACACAGAATCAGATCCTAGAGCCACGCCTTTCCTGGCCCTATACCCTGCTGCGGCGTTATGGCGGTGACAAG GTCATGTTCTCTTTTGAGGCGGGTCGCCGCTGCCCCTCTGGCCCTGGAACCTTCACCTTCCAGACCGAACAGGGAAATGACATCTTTCAAGCAGTTGAGACTGCCATCCATCGGCAGAAGGCCCAGGGGAAGGCAAGAGAGGGGCAAGGTGTCCTCAGAGCTGACTCCCAAGAAGGGGAGGTGGCAGAAGGGAAATTGGCTTCTCCTCCTGTTCCCCAGGAGGTACTAGGCAGTACCCCAGCCCTGTATGCTGAGCCCTTAGACTCCCTGCGCATTCCTCCAGGCTCTTCCCAGGACTCTCTCTACTCAGACCCCCTGGACAGCACCTCTGCTCAGGCAGGGGAGAGGGTACAACCCAAGAAACCTCTTTACTGGGACTTGTATGAGCATGCACAGGAGCAGTTACAGAAGGCCAAGCTGACGGACACCAAAGAGGACCCCATCTATGATGAACCTGAGGGCTTGGCCCCAGCCCCTCTTCGGGGCCTTTATGATCTGCCTCAGGAGCCCAAGGATGCATGGTGGTGTCAGGCTCGAGTGAAGGAGGAAGGCTATGAGCTCCCCTACAACCCTGCTACTGATGACTATGCTGTGCCACCCCCTCGGAGCATAAAGCCCCTCCCAGCTCCCAAACCCCAGGGTCTGGCCTTGCCTGAACCTGGTGCTACAACTGGCAGTGGCAGCAAGGGCCACAGGACAGACACTGCCCTGTACAGTCAGGTTCAGAAGAGTGGGGCCTCAGGGGGCTGGGACTCTGGGTTCTCTAGAGTAGGGAATGACAGAACTGGAGTCAAGACAGAGGGCTCTACCTGA